A part of Kitasatospora acidiphila genomic DNA contains:
- a CDS encoding DUF3046 domain-containing protein: protein MRLTEFWRRMNEHFGPAYAQSFARDHVMSELGGRTVQQALDAGWEAKDVWRVVCDVMGVSSRLR from the coding sequence ATGAGGCTGACCGAGTTCTGGCGACGGATGAACGAGCACTTCGGCCCGGCGTACGCGCAGTCGTTCGCCCGGGACCACGTGATGAGCGAGCTCGGCGGCCGGACGGTGCAGCAGGCGCTGGACGCCGGCTGGGAGGCCAAGGACGTCTGGCGGGTGGTCTGCGATGTGATGGGCGTATCGTCGCGGCTGCGCTGA
- a CDS encoding S8 family peptidase, with protein MAEVRLVSRGRRRSLVLRSAPVMLAAVLLLGGALPYMAGDQRSYLSYLVLADRADAQGSAAADAAVRALGGQPVQDYPQIGAVLAYSADGGFAARLRRRPGISAAGATRTEPVPGPPGALAGAGDFRRPTATGRPPSGERLEGDTAPTVPDPGEHGGWHLAMIGDDPASQGPGPFTVTRAGPATAAGERRAAALHQVLVAVLDSGVDDTHPDLRDAVSPLDSASCADGRPDARYGAWRPDGSVAESGHGTHVAGLIGAAQDGHGIVGVAPGVRIAAVRLLGPLGQYYPENIVCGLLWAADHGAVGINNSYFADPWKYNCPQDPDQAAMIQAVGRAVAYARRTAVVVTSAGNDTQDLTGPRTDQRSPNDRAAGPARDRRLGPECIRLPGELPGVVSVSAVTRGGTVATYSNYGKGRITLAAPGGDPDGGPGEAIVSDWPQGRYAALAGTSMSAAQVTGAVAVAAALHPGWGPDRLRDLLVGLAAASCPVGPGLCGDSGGYGAGVLSVPR; from the coding sequence ATGGCCGAGGTGCGGTTGGTCAGCCGCGGCCGGCGCCGCTCCCTGGTGCTGCGCAGTGCCCCGGTGATGCTCGCGGCGGTGCTGCTGCTCGGCGGCGCGCTCCCCTACATGGCCGGTGACCAGCGCTCCTACCTCAGCTATCTGGTGCTGGCCGACCGGGCCGACGCCCAGGGCAGCGCCGCGGCGGACGCCGCCGTCCGGGCGCTGGGCGGGCAACCGGTGCAGGACTACCCGCAGATCGGCGCGGTGCTCGCCTACTCCGCCGACGGCGGCTTCGCGGCCCGGCTGCGCCGCCGTCCCGGGATCAGCGCGGCCGGCGCCACCCGCACCGAGCCGGTGCCCGGACCGCCGGGTGCGCTGGCCGGCGCGGGCGACTTCCGCCGCCCGACGGCGACCGGGCGGCCGCCGTCGGGCGAGCGCCTCGAGGGCGACACCGCCCCGACGGTGCCGGATCCGGGCGAGCACGGGGGCTGGCACCTGGCGATGATCGGCGACGACCCGGCCTCCCAGGGGCCCGGCCCGTTCACCGTGACCAGGGCCGGTCCGGCGACCGCGGCGGGCGAGCGGCGGGCCGCGGCGCTGCACCAGGTGCTGGTCGCCGTGCTCGACTCCGGCGTCGACGACACCCACCCGGATCTGCGGGACGCGGTCAGCCCCCTCGACTCGGCCTCCTGCGCCGACGGCCGCCCTGACGCCCGGTACGGCGCCTGGCGCCCGGACGGCTCAGTCGCGGAGAGCGGACACGGCACCCATGTGGCCGGGCTGATCGGCGCGGCCCAGGACGGGCACGGGATCGTCGGGGTGGCGCCGGGGGTGCGGATCGCTGCGGTGCGGCTGCTCGGGCCGCTCGGGCAGTACTACCCGGAGAACATCGTCTGCGGGCTGCTCTGGGCGGCCGACCACGGCGCGGTGGGGATCAACAACAGCTACTTCGCCGACCCCTGGAAGTACAACTGCCCGCAGGACCCGGACCAGGCCGCGATGATCCAGGCAGTCGGCCGCGCGGTGGCCTACGCCCGGCGCACCGCCGTGGTGGTCACCTCGGCGGGCAATGACACCCAGGACCTGACCGGGCCGCGGACCGACCAGCGCAGCCCCAACGACCGGGCGGCCGGCCCGGCCCGGGACCGCCGGCTCGGCCCCGAGTGCATCCGGCTGCCCGGCGAGCTGCCCGGGGTGGTGTCCGTCAGCGCGGTCACCCGCGGCGGGACCGTCGCGACCTACTCCAACTACGGGAAGGGCCGGATCACCCTGGCCGCGCCCGGCGGCGACCCGGACGGCGGGCCGGGCGAGGCGATCGTCTCGGACTGGCCACAGGGCCGGTACGCGGCGCTGGCGGGCACCTCGATGAGCGCGGCCCAGGTGACCGGCGCGGTCGCGGTCGCCGCCGCGCTGCACCCGGGGTGGGGGCCGGACCGGCTGCGGGACCTGCTGGTCGGCCTGGCCGCGGCCAGCTGTCCGGTCGGGCCGGGCCTGTGCGGGGACTCCGGCGGCTACGGCGCGGGGGTGCTGTCGGTGCCGCGCTGA
- a CDS encoding ATP-dependent helicase encodes MEDMADQQLSPDPLAGFAPATRAWFEAAFDRPTAAQAGAWAAIRRQADVLVVAPTGSGKTLAAFLAALDRLSSTPPPADPRRRLRVLYVSPLKALAVDVERNLRAPLTGLRQAAVRLGLPEPEVQVGIRSGDTPAADRRRFQSHPPDILITTPESLFLLLTSASREALRGIDTVILDEVHAVAGTKRGAHLALSLERLDQLLERPARRIGLSATVRPVDEVARFLSPQRGAVVVQPPAAKEFDLSVVVPVADLGELSPAPAADDPAQAASIWPHVEERIVDLVQAHRSTIVFANSRRLAERLCNRLNEIAHERITGSALAEQHGPAELMGGSGAAKGAAPVLARAHHGSVSKEQRSLVEEELKAGRLPAVVATSSLELGIDMGAVDLVVQVESPPSVASGLQRVGRAGHQVGAVSTGVVFPKYRGDLVQSAVVTERMRAGRIEALRVPRNPLDVLAQQLVAITALDTWDVDELLALVRRAAPFATLPQSAFDSVLDMLAGRYPSDAFAELRPRLVWDRVAGTVTGRPGAQRLAVTSGGTIPDRGLFGVFIAGADPKKGGGRVGELDEEMVYESRVGDVFTLGTSSWRIQEITHDKVLVTPAPGVPGRLPFWKGDSLGRPLELGRALGAFVRELGGLPEPEAKQRLLSAGLDDWAAGNLLGYLAEQRQAAGHLPDDRTIVVERFRDELGDWRIVVHSPFGAQVHAPWALALGARLRERHGLDPQVMHGDDGIVLRLPDVDLLADFDFGSPGPDAPAAVDEAPVGADAVLFDPGEIEQLVTDQVGGSALFASRFRECAGRALLLPRRSPGKRTPLWQQRQRAAQLLEVASEFGSFPIVLEAVRECLQDVFDLPGLVELMRDLESRAVRLVEVTTPEPSPFARSLLFGYVAQYLYEGDSPLAERRAAALALDSRLLAELLGQAELRELIDPAVLAELEAELQRLTPERRIKDVEGVADALRLLGPLSTEELLARGAEAAWPAELQAARRAILVKIVGEQRWAAIEDAGRLSDALGTPLPVGIPEAFTEPVKDPLGDLLARFARTNGPFTAPQAAARFGLGSAVVAGTLQRLTAAGRLVQGEFRPVEAGGTGEPEWCDAEVLRRLRRRSLAALRQEVEAVPPRALAAFLPQWQHLSGHQLRGEDGLYRVVEQLQGAVLPASALERLILPARLADYQPGLLDKLMLAGEIGWTGAGALPGKDGWISLHLAETADLVRPEPLPFTRTPLHEALLSALASGYGLHFKQLGAQLPDTPEPEIVAALWDLVWAGLVTNDSLAPVRALLGSGRTPGSTAHRAPRSVPRGRYGGLARVSARLPSDPTTGGRWSLLPEPAEPTGRAAAQAQVLLDRHGVLTRGAVQAERIPGGFAGVYQVLSAFEERGRARRGYLVEGLGGAQFAMDGAADRLRSVNGRLERAAATEWPERAPGPADRPAAQLLAAADPANAYGAALPWPEPPGEQATAHRPGRKAGALVVLVDGELVLYLERGGKSLLCWTQDAQVLAAAVGALVDGVRRGLLSGLTVERTNGEPALGSALGAVLEEAGFHATPHGLRLRG; translated from the coding sequence ATGGAGGACATGGCGGACCAGCAGCTCTCCCCCGACCCGCTGGCCGGCTTCGCGCCGGCCACCCGGGCCTGGTTCGAGGCCGCCTTCGACCGGCCCACCGCCGCCCAGGCCGGCGCCTGGGCCGCGATCCGCCGGCAGGCCGACGTCCTGGTGGTCGCCCCCACCGGCTCCGGCAAGACCCTCGCGGCCTTCCTCGCCGCCCTCGACCGGCTGAGCAGCACCCCGCCGCCGGCCGATCCGCGCCGCCGCCTCCGGGTGCTCTACGTCTCCCCGCTGAAGGCCCTCGCGGTGGACGTCGAGCGCAATCTGCGGGCCCCGCTGACCGGCCTGCGCCAGGCGGCGGTCCGGCTCGGCCTGCCGGAGCCGGAGGTGCAGGTCGGCATCCGTTCGGGTGATACGCCGGCCGCCGACCGCCGCCGCTTCCAGAGCCATCCGCCGGACATCCTGATCACCACGCCCGAGTCGCTCTTCCTGCTGCTCACCTCGGCCTCCCGGGAGGCGCTGCGCGGCATCGACACGGTGATCCTCGACGAGGTGCACGCGGTGGCCGGCACCAAGCGCGGCGCCCACCTGGCCCTCAGCCTGGAGCGGCTGGACCAGCTGCTGGAGCGCCCGGCCCGGCGGATCGGCCTGTCCGCCACGGTCCGGCCGGTGGACGAGGTGGCGAGGTTCCTCTCCCCGCAGCGCGGTGCCGTCGTCGTCCAGCCGCCCGCGGCCAAGGAGTTCGACCTCTCGGTGGTGGTCCCGGTCGCCGACCTGGGCGAGCTCTCCCCGGCCCCGGCCGCCGACGATCCTGCCCAGGCCGCCAGCATCTGGCCGCATGTCGAGGAGCGGATCGTCGATCTGGTCCAGGCCCACCGCTCCACCATCGTCTTCGCCAACTCCCGCCGGCTGGCCGAGCGGCTCTGCAACCGGCTGAACGAGATCGCCCACGAGCGCATCACCGGGTCGGCGTTGGCCGAGCAGCACGGCCCCGCCGAGTTGATGGGCGGCTCGGGCGCGGCCAAGGGCGCCGCACCGGTGCTGGCCCGGGCCCACCACGGCTCGGTCTCCAAGGAGCAGCGGTCGCTGGTGGAAGAGGAGTTGAAGGCCGGTCGACTGCCCGCCGTGGTCGCCACCTCCAGCCTGGAGCTGGGCATCGACATGGGCGCGGTCGACCTGGTGGTGCAGGTCGAGTCGCCGCCCTCGGTGGCCTCCGGGCTGCAGCGGGTCGGCCGGGCCGGGCACCAGGTGGGCGCGGTCTCCACCGGCGTGGTCTTCCCCAAGTACCGCGGCGACCTGGTGCAGTCCGCGGTGGTGACCGAGCGGATGCGGGCCGGCCGGATCGAGGCGCTGCGGGTCCCGCGCAACCCGCTGGACGTGCTGGCCCAGCAGCTTGTCGCGATCACCGCGTTGGACACCTGGGACGTGGACGAGCTGCTCGCGCTGGTCCGCCGGGCCGCCCCGTTCGCCACCCTGCCGCAGTCCGCCTTCGACTCGGTGCTGGACATGCTGGCCGGCCGCTACCCCTCGGACGCCTTCGCCGAGCTGCGCCCCCGCCTGGTCTGGGACCGGGTCGCCGGCACGGTCACGGGCCGGCCCGGCGCCCAGCGCCTGGCCGTCACCTCCGGCGGCACCATTCCGGACCGCGGCCTGTTCGGCGTCTTCATCGCCGGCGCCGACCCCAAGAAGGGCGGCGGCCGGGTCGGGGAGCTGGACGAGGAGATGGTCTACGAGTCCCGGGTGGGCGACGTCTTCACCCTGGGCACCAGCTCCTGGCGGATCCAGGAGATCACCCATGACAAGGTGCTGGTCACCCCGGCCCCGGGCGTGCCCGGCCGGCTGCCGTTCTGGAAGGGCGACTCGCTGGGGCGCCCGCTCGAACTCGGCCGGGCGCTGGGCGCGTTCGTCCGCGAGCTGGGCGGCCTGCCCGAGCCCGAGGCGAAGCAGCGGCTGCTCAGCGCGGGGCTGGACGACTGGGCGGCCGGCAACTTGCTCGGGTACCTGGCCGAGCAGCGCCAGGCGGCCGGCCATCTGCCGGACGACCGCACCATCGTGGTCGAGCGGTTCCGGGACGAGCTGGGCGACTGGCGGATCGTCGTCCACTCCCCGTTCGGCGCCCAGGTGCACGCCCCGTGGGCGCTGGCCCTGGGAGCCCGGCTGCGCGAGCGGCACGGCCTCGACCCGCAGGTGATGCACGGTGACGACGGCATCGTGCTGCGGCTCCCGGACGTCGATCTGCTGGCCGACTTCGACTTCGGCAGCCCCGGTCCGGACGCACCGGCGGCGGTCGACGAGGCGCCGGTCGGGGCCGACGCGGTGCTGTTCGACCCGGGCGAGATCGAGCAGCTGGTGACGGACCAGGTGGGCGGCTCCGCGCTGTTCGCCTCCCGGTTCCGCGAATGCGCCGGCCGCGCCCTGCTGCTGCCCCGCCGCAGCCCCGGCAAGCGCACCCCGCTCTGGCAGCAGCGCCAGCGGGCCGCCCAACTCCTTGAGGTGGCCAGCGAGTTCGGATCGTTCCCGATCGTGCTGGAGGCCGTCCGGGAGTGTCTGCAGGATGTCTTCGACCTGCCGGGCCTGGTCGAGCTGATGCGCGACCTGGAGTCCCGCGCCGTGCGGCTGGTCGAGGTCACCACCCCCGAGCCCTCGCCGTTCGCCCGCTCACTGCTCTTCGGCTATGTCGCCCAGTACCTCTACGAGGGCGACTCGCCGCTGGCCGAGCGCCGGGCCGCCGCCCTCGCCCTGGACTCCCGGCTGCTGGCCGAACTGCTCGGCCAGGCCGAGCTGCGCGAGCTGATCGACCCGGCGGTCCTGGCCGAGCTGGAGGCCGAGCTGCAGCGCCTCACCCCGGAGCGCCGGATCAAGGACGTCGAGGGGGTGGCCGACGCCCTGCGGCTGCTCGGCCCGCTCAGCACCGAGGAGTTGCTGGCCCGGGGCGCCGAGGCCGCCTGGCCGGCCGAGCTGCAGGCGGCCCGCCGGGCCATTCTGGTCAAGATCGTCGGCGAGCAGCGCTGGGCCGCGATCGAGGACGCCGGGCGGCTCAGCGACGCGCTCGGCACCCCGCTACCGGTCGGCATCCCCGAGGCCTTCACCGAGCCGGTCAAGGATCCGCTCGGCGACCTGCTGGCCCGGTTCGCCCGGACCAACGGGCCGTTCACCGCCCCGCAGGCGGCCGCCCGGTTCGGCCTGGGCAGCGCCGTGGTCGCCGGCACGCTGCAGCGGCTGACCGCCGCCGGGCGGCTGGTGCAGGGCGAGTTCCGCCCGGTGGAGGCCGGCGGCACCGGCGAGCCCGAGTGGTGCGACGCCGAGGTGCTGCGCCGGCTGCGGCGCCGCTCGCTGGCCGCACTGCGCCAGGAGGTGGAGGCGGTGCCGCCGCGGGCCCTGGCCGCCTTCCTGCCGCAGTGGCAGCACCTGAGCGGCCATCAGCTGCGCGGCGAGGACGGCTTGTACCGGGTGGTCGAGCAGCTGCAGGGCGCGGTGCTGCCGGCCTCCGCGCTGGAGCGGCTGATCCTGCCCGCCCGGCTGGCCGACTACCAACCCGGCCTGCTCGACAAGCTGATGCTGGCGGGCGAGATCGGCTGGACGGGGGCCGGCGCGCTGCCCGGCAAGGACGGCTGGATCAGCCTGCACCTGGCCGAGACCGCCGATCTGGTGCGCCCCGAGCCGCTCCCGTTCACCCGCACCCCGCTGCACGAGGCGCTGCTCTCCGCCCTGGCCAGCGGCTACGGTCTGCACTTCAAGCAGCTCGGCGCCCAGCTCCCGGACACCCCCGAGCCGGAGATCGTCGCCGCGCTGTGGGACTTGGTCTGGGCCGGCCTGGTCACCAACGACTCCCTGGCCCCGGTGCGGGCCCTGCTCGGCTCCGGCCGCACCCCCGGCTCCACCGCGCACCGCGCCCCGCGCTCGGTGCCGCGCGGCCGCTACGGCGGCCTGGCCCGGGTCTCGGCCCGGCTCCCGAGCGACCCCACCACGGGCGGCCGCTGGTCGCTGCTGCCCGAGCCGGCCGAGCCGACCGGCCGGGCCGCCGCCCAGGCGCAGGTGCTGCTGGACCGGCATGGGGTGCTGACCCGGGGCGCGGTGCAGGCAGAGCGGATCCCCGGCGGCTTCGCCGGCGTCTACCAGGTGCTCTCCGCCTTCGAGGAGCGCGGCCGGGCCCGCCGCGGCTATCTGGTCGAGGGACTGGGCGGTGCCCAGTTCGCGATGGACGGCGCCGCCGACCGGCTCCGCTCGGTCAACGGGCGGCTGGAGCGGGCGGCAGCCACCGAGTGGCCCGAGCGCGCCCCCGGCCCGGCCGACCGGCCGGCCGCCCAGCTGCTGGCGGCGGCCGACCCGGCCAACGCCTACGGTGCCGCGCTGCCCTGGCCCGAGCCGCCGGGCGAGCAGGCCACCGCGCACCGCCCCGGCCGCAAGGCGGGCGCCCTGGTGGTGCTGGTCGACGGCGAGCTGGTGCTGTACCTGGAGCGCGGCGGCAAGTCGCTGCTCTGCTGGACGCAGGACGCGCAGGTGCTGGCGGCGGCCGTGGGCGCGCTGGTGGACGGGGTGCGGCGGGGTCTGCTCAGCGGGCTCACGGTGGAGCGGACCAATGGCGAGCCCGCGCTGGGCTCAGCGCTCGGTGCCGTCCTGGAGGAGGCCGGCTTCCACGCCACTCCGCACGGGCTGCGGCTGCGCGGCTGA
- a CDS encoding helix-turn-helix domain-containing protein, whose translation MILLRRLLGDVLRRQRQRQGRTLREVSAAARVSLGYLSEVERGQKEASSELLSAICDALDVRMSEVMREVSDELSLAELAAMAALSEDDLLRPVLEPVQLPAPGERMSTITPKAAAVDVVAA comes from the coding sequence ATGATCCTGCTCCGTCGCCTCTTGGGTGACGTGCTGCGTCGGCAGCGCCAGCGCCAGGGCCGCACACTTCGCGAGGTGTCGGCCGCCGCACGAGTTTCGCTCGGATACCTCTCCGAGGTCGAGCGCGGGCAGAAGGAGGCCTCTTCCGAGCTGCTCTCCGCGATCTGCGACGCACTCGACGTCCGGATGTCCGAGGTCATGCGCGAGGTGAGCGACGAGCTGTCGCTGGCCGAGCTTGCCGCGATGGCCGCCCTCTCCGAGGACGACCTGCTCCGTCCGGTGCTGGAGCCCGTGCAGCTCCCTGCTCCGGGTGAGCGGATGAGCACGATCACTCCGAAGGCCGCGGCTGTGGACGTCGTCGCTGCCTGA
- a CDS encoding CinA family protein produces MTEYLPLAQQVHHELRGLGATLAVAESLTGGLLAAQLVDVPGASVTFRGSVTAYATELKAELLGVDEGLLAVYGPVHPVVARQMAEGVRRLLGATYGLATTGVAGPEAQNGQPVGTVHLGFAGPGGTLVRSPRLSGDRATIRRKAVAGALELFLAQAVAVGNARGTASVS; encoded by the coding sequence GTGACCGAGTACCTGCCGCTGGCTCAGCAAGTCCACCACGAGCTGCGCGGGCTCGGCGCCACCCTGGCGGTGGCCGAGTCGCTCACCGGTGGGCTGCTGGCGGCGCAGCTGGTGGACGTGCCCGGCGCCTCGGTGACCTTCCGGGGCTCGGTCACCGCCTACGCCACCGAGCTGAAGGCCGAGTTGCTGGGCGTGGACGAGGGACTGCTCGCGGTGTACGGTCCGGTGCACCCGGTGGTGGCCCGGCAGATGGCCGAAGGAGTGCGCCGGCTGCTCGGTGCCACCTACGGCCTCGCGACCACCGGAGTGGCGGGGCCGGAAGCACAGAATGGTCAGCCAGTCGGCACAGTCCATCTGGGTTTCGCCGGTCCGGGGGGAACTCTGGTGAGATCGCCCCGGCTGTCGGGAGACCGTGCCACAATCCGACGAAAGGCCGTGGCCGGCGCTCTGGAGCTCTTTCTGGCGCAGGCGGTGGCCGTCGGGAACGCCCGCGGCACCGCAAGCGTCAGTTGA
- the pgsA gene encoding CDP-diacylglycerol--glycerol-3-phosphate 3-phosphatidyltransferase gives MTGGPGSPAAARPAQPGAAKPAVPSVWNLANQLTMLRLALVPVFVVLLLADGGHNPKWRAVAWAAFAIAMITDLFDGEIARRQGLVTDFGKIADPIADKAIMGAALIGLSVLGDLPWWITAVILARELGITLMRFWVIRYSVIPASRGGKLKTLTQGVAVGMYVLPLTGWLATGRAVLIGLAVVLTVVSGADYVRQAVRLRREGLARAEEAKAK, from the coding sequence ATGACCGGCGGGCCGGGCAGCCCGGCAGCGGCCCGCCCGGCCCAGCCGGGGGCCGCCAAGCCGGCGGTGCCCTCGGTGTGGAACCTCGCCAACCAGCTGACCATGCTGCGCCTGGCGCTGGTGCCGGTCTTCGTGGTGCTGCTGCTCGCCGACGGCGGGCACAACCCCAAGTGGCGGGCGGTGGCCTGGGCGGCGTTCGCGATCGCCATGATCACCGACCTGTTCGACGGGGAGATCGCCCGCCGGCAGGGCCTGGTCACCGACTTCGGCAAGATCGCCGACCCGATCGCGGACAAGGCGATCATGGGCGCCGCGCTGATCGGGCTCTCCGTGCTGGGCGACTTGCCGTGGTGGATCACCGCGGTGATCCTGGCCAGGGAGCTGGGCATCACCCTGATGCGCTTCTGGGTGATCCGGTACAGCGTGATCCCGGCCAGCCGGGGCGGCAAGCTGAAGACACTCACCCAAGGTGTCGCGGTCGGCATGTACGTGCTGCCGCTGACCGGCTGGCTGGCCACCGGTCGGGCGGTGCTGATCGGGCTGGCCGTGGTGCTCACGGTGGTCAGTGGCGCCGACTACGTGCGCCAAGCCGTGCGGCTGCGCCGCGAGGGCCTGGCCCGGGCCGAGGAGGCGAAGGCGAAGTGA
- the rimO gene encoding 30S ribosomal protein S12 methylthiotransferase RimO, with protein sequence MPERRTVALVTLGCARNEVDSEELAGRLEADGWLLVDDASDADVAVVNTCGFVEAAKKDSVDALLEANDLKGHGRTQAVVAVGCMAERYGKELADALPEADGVLGFDDYTNISDRLQTILSGGHHAPHLPRDRRKLLPLTPVERQAAAAEIALPGHGAPEDLPDGVAPASGPRTLRKRLDDSPVASIKLASGCDRRCSFCAIPAFRGSFISRRPSDVLNEAVWLAEQGVREVVLVSENNTSYGKDLGDIRLLETLLTEIAAVAGIERVRVSYLQPAEMRPGLIDAMTGTADVVPYFDLSFQHSAPAVLRRMRRFGNTDQFLELLKTIRDKAPQAGARSNFIVGFPGETEEDFAELERFITEAGLDAIGVFGYSDEDGTEAATFEGKLPEDVVADRLARLTRLAEELTAQRAEQRIGTEVEVLVEALEDGEVIGRAAHQAPETDGLTTLVGAEHAVVGQFYRARVIASEGVDLVAEAIESVRPAAAA encoded by the coding sequence ATGCCTGAACGCCGTACTGTCGCACTGGTCACGCTCGGATGCGCCCGCAACGAGGTCGACTCCGAGGAACTCGCCGGGCGGCTGGAGGCCGATGGCTGGCTGCTGGTCGACGACGCGAGTGACGCCGATGTCGCCGTCGTCAACACCTGTGGCTTCGTCGAGGCCGCCAAGAAGGACTCGGTGGATGCCCTGCTGGAGGCCAACGACCTCAAGGGGCACGGCCGCACCCAGGCCGTGGTCGCGGTCGGCTGCATGGCCGAGCGCTACGGCAAGGAGCTGGCCGACGCCCTGCCCGAGGCCGACGGCGTGCTCGGCTTCGACGACTACACCAACATCAGCGACCGCCTGCAGACCATCCTGTCCGGCGGGCACCACGCGCCGCACCTGCCGCGCGACCGCCGCAAGCTGCTGCCGTTGACCCCGGTCGAGCGGCAGGCCGCCGCGGCCGAGATCGCGCTGCCCGGGCACGGCGCCCCGGAGGACCTGCCCGACGGCGTGGCCCCGGCCTCCGGCCCGCGCACCCTGCGCAAGCGGCTGGACGACTCCCCGGTGGCCTCGATCAAGCTCGCCTCCGGCTGCGACCGGCGCTGCTCGTTCTGCGCGATCCCGGCCTTCCGCGGCTCGTTCATCTCCCGCCGCCCCTCCGACGTGCTGAACGAGGCGGTCTGGCTGGCCGAGCAGGGCGTCCGCGAGGTGGTCCTGGTCAGCGAGAACAACACCTCCTACGGCAAGGACCTGGGCGACATCCGGCTCCTGGAGACGCTGCTGACCGAGATCGCGGCGGTGGCCGGCATCGAGCGGGTCCGGGTCAGCTACCTGCAGCCCGCCGAGATGCGTCCCGGCCTGATCGACGCGATGACCGGCACCGCCGACGTGGTGCCGTACTTCGACCTCTCCTTCCAGCACTCGGCTCCGGCGGTGCTGCGCCGGATGCGCCGGTTCGGCAACACCGACCAGTTCCTGGAGCTGCTGAAGACCATCCGGGACAAGGCCCCGCAGGCGGGCGCCCGGTCCAACTTCATCGTCGGCTTCCCCGGTGAGACCGAGGAGGACTTCGCGGAGCTGGAACGGTTCATCACCGAGGCCGGGCTGGACGCGATCGGCGTCTTCGGCTACTCCGACGAGGACGGCACCGAGGCCGCGACCTTCGAAGGCAAGCTGCCCGAGGACGTGGTGGCCGACCGGCTGGCCCGGCTCACCCGGTTGGCCGAGGAGCTCACCGCGCAGCGCGCCGAGCAGCGGATCGGCACCGAGGTCGAGGTGCTGGTCGAGGCCCTCGAGGATGGCGAGGTCATCGGCCGCGCTGCCCACCAGGCCCCGGAGACCGACGGTCTGACCACCCTGGTCGGCGCCGAGCATGCCGTCGTGGGCCAGTTCTACCGCGCCCGGGTGATCGCGTCCGAGGGTGTGGACCTGGTGGCCGAGGCGATCGAGTCCGTCCGTCCGGCGGCCGCGGCATGA
- a CDS encoding helix-turn-helix domain-containing protein, with translation MTIGKSSHRDNSRSSTADTAPGPGVPADAPSIGRTLAEARRAAGLTVDEVSTATRVRVPIVHAIEEDDFSRCGGDFYARGHLRALARAVGADDDELVARYDAIHGTEPVQLAPVAALEAKRIKIGQGRPNWTAAMVVAIVAVIVLIGFNLINGKSTKTATGSASAPLPSAVSSAPAAPTASVQPPAPASTAPIAAAPADKVTVKVVGEGGSSWVSAVDGDGKSLFQNNLDDGKDQTFTDPKQIKLVIGNAAAVHLYVNGKDLGPAGKDGQVVHLTYTPGDPQAG, from the coding sequence GTGACCATCGGCAAGTCCTCCCACCGCGACAACAGCCGATCCTCCACCGCTGACACCGCGCCCGGCCCCGGTGTCCCGGCCGACGCCCCATCGATCGGGCGCACGCTCGCCGAGGCACGGCGGGCGGCCGGGCTGACGGTCGATGAGGTGAGCACCGCCACCCGGGTGCGGGTGCCGATCGTGCATGCCATCGAGGAGGACGACTTCAGCCGCTGCGGCGGCGATTTCTACGCGCGCGGGCACCTCCGCGCCCTGGCCCGCGCGGTCGGCGCCGACGACGACGAGCTGGTGGCCCGGTACGACGCCATCCACGGCACCGAGCCGGTGCAGCTCGCCCCGGTGGCGGCGCTGGAGGCCAAGCGGATAAAGATCGGCCAGGGTCGGCCGAACTGGACCGCCGCGATGGTGGTGGCGATCGTCGCGGTGATCGTGCTGATCGGCTTCAACCTGATCAACGGCAAGTCCACCAAGACCGCGACCGGCTCGGCCAGTGCCCCGCTGCCCAGCGCGGTCAGCTCGGCCCCCGCCGCGCCGACCGCGTCCGTCCAGCCGCCCGCGCCCGCGAGCACCGCGCCGATCGCCGCCGCCCCGGCCGACAAGGTCACCGTCAAGGTGGTCGGCGAGGGCGGCAGCAGCTGGGTGTCGGCGGTGGACGGCGACGGCAAGTCGCTGTTCCAGAACAATCTGGACGACGGCAAGGACCAGACCTTCACCGATCCGAAGCAGATCAAGCTGGTGATCGGCAACGCGGCGGCCGTCCATCTGTACGTCAACGGCAAGGATCTCGGGCCCGCCGGGAAGGACGGCCAGGTGGTCCACCTCACCTACACGCCCGGTGACCCGCAGGCCGGCTGA